GAAGGTGGATAGCCTTCTCGATGGGCACCTCGTTCAGGGACATGTGGATCAAACCGCAACTTGCAAGCTGGTTGAGGAGGTAAATGGTAGCTGGTATTTTACTTTTGAGTATGAACCAACCCTTGATGGAAATATTACAGTTGAAAAGGGTTCTATTTCGGTAAACGGAGTTAGCTTAACCGTGGTTAATTCCCAACCCAAAAGCTTTCAGGTTGCCATTATTCCATATACCTACGAACACACCAACTTCCACCAAATTAAGTCAGGAAGCGTTGTAAACCTCGAGTTCGATATTGTTGGAAAGTATATTACCAAGCTAATGAAGCAGTATATGGGTAAGTAGCGCAGCTATTTACCCCACCCTTTTAAATATTTAAGCAGAGCTGGTTATATTAAGTGCGGGTTTTGCCGCAAAACAGGATATAAACATGAAAGGTACCACACCAAAGGAAATGGCAGTCCTCATTTCGGTATTCACCTCAATTGCGGCTGGGGCCATCCTTGTTTTCACTTTCGATTTCGACAGGCAAAACTTTTACCTTACCGTAGTGCTTTCGTGCCTCGCCCTGTTTTTGGTAACTTACGTTGTATGCTACTACCTGCTGAATCGGTTTATATTTGAAAAAATTCGCCCAATTTATCAAACCATCCACGACCTGAATATTTCAGATGAAAAAATCATGGACGACATTGAGGAACGAGACATTGTGGAGGAGGTAAACAAGGAGGTTGACTCGTGGGTTAAGCGTAAGACAACGGAAATTTCCCACCTCAAGGAGCTTGAAAAATACCGTAAGGAATTTCTGGGTAATGTATCGCACGAGCTCAAAACCCCGATATTTAACATTCAGGGTTACGTGCTTACATTGCTCGATGGAGCGCTAGAAGATCCGGCAATTAATCATAAGTATTTAGAGCGAACAGAAAAGAGCATTAATCGACTTATCTCTATTGTTGAGGATTTGGAGGAGATTTCGAAGTTGGAGGCTGGTGTTCTCAAGCTCTCCAAGGAGAAG
This genomic interval from Williamwhitmania sp. contains the following:
- a CDS encoding riboflavin synthase; this encodes MFSGIVEEAAPVVKLEHDKDNLHITMQCSFTNELKIDQSIAHNGVCLTVVKKDGNTYTVTAIMETLIKSNLGSLKVGDKVNLERSMKVDSLLDGHLVQGHVDQTATCKLVEEVNGSWYFTFEYEPTLDGNITVEKGSISVNGVSLTVVNSQPKSFQVAIIPYTYEHTNFHQIKSGSVVNLEFDIVGKYITKLMKQYMGK
- a CDS encoding ATP-binding protein — translated: MKGTTPKEMAVLISVFTSIAAGAILVFTFDFDRQNFYLTVVLSCLALFLVTYVVCYYLLNRFIFEKIRPIYQTIHDLNISDEKIMDDIEERDIVEEVNKEVDSWVKRKTTEISHLKELEKYRKEFLGNVSHELKTPIFNIQGYVLTLLDGALEDPAINHKYLERTEKSINRLISIVEDLEEISKLEAGVLKLSKEKFNIVQLVDEVFEAQEIRAKERKAKLQFLKNYDKPIWVKADKKKLYQVITNLVVNSINYGKEGGKTTVSFTDMMDRVLVEVADNGVGIPAKDIPRIFERFYRVDKSRSRDQGGTGLGLAIVKHIIEAHEQSINVKSKVNEGTTFGFTLKRVV